From Pedobacter indicus, a single genomic window includes:
- a CDS encoding cation diffusion facilitator family transporter, producing the protein MKNQKSLILLSLITAIALMIIKFIAYIITHSNAIFTDALESIVNVIASSFAFYSIYLSSLPKDKNHPYGHGKVEFFSVFLEGGLIFLAALFIIGKAIYNFFFPIEIDNLLEGLVLVAVTAVINFLLGRYLVLKSKKLNSLTLMADGKHLLTDALSTLGLIVGLLLVYNTGIVLIDTILSLVLGVFILYQGYKLLRQSVGGLMDESDVQLVKDVVEVLKQERKDEWIDIHNLRLQRYGTDLHLDCHITLPNYFDLNRVHEEVSQIDRLVNERVQLKTEFFIHADPCLPQCCHYCSVKNCPIRSSEKTVDMNWDVELLTRNLKHFEKDNLI; encoded by the coding sequence TTGAAAAATCAAAAAAGCCTCATTCTCTTATCGCTGATTACCGCTATAGCTTTAATGATTATTAAATTTATAGCTTACATCATCACGCATTCCAATGCAATTTTTACCGACGCATTGGAAAGCATTGTGAACGTCATTGCGAGTAGTTTTGCTTTTTACAGCATTTATCTTTCTTCGTTGCCAAAAGATAAAAATCACCCCTACGGTCATGGTAAAGTAGAGTTTTTCTCAGTTTTTCTTGAAGGGGGATTGATTTTTCTCGCGGCTTTATTTATTATCGGCAAGGCAATCTATAATTTTTTCTTCCCGATCGAGATAGATAATCTATTAGAGGGTTTAGTACTTGTAGCCGTGACGGCGGTTATAAATTTCCTTTTGGGCAGGTATCTGGTGTTGAAGAGCAAGAAGCTGAACTCGTTAACACTGATGGCAGACGGTAAGCATCTTTTAACGGATGCGCTTAGTACACTGGGTTTGATTGTCGGTTTACTTTTGGTGTACAATACAGGCATTGTCTTGATTGATACGATACTATCTCTTGTATTGGGGGTTTTTATTCTTTATCAAGGATATAAGCTATTGCGGCAATCTGTTGGCGGGTTAATGGATGAATCCGATGTTCAATTAGTAAAGGATGTTGTCGAGGTTTTGAAGCAAGAACGGAAGGATGAATGGATTGATATTCACAACCTTCGTTTACAACGATATGGAACTGATTTGCATCTTGATTGTCATATTACGTTACCAAATTATTTCGACCTGAATAGGGTTCATGAAGAAGTTTCACAGATTGATCGATTAGTTAATGAACGAGTTCAACTGAAAACTGAATTTTTCATACACGCCGACCCTTGCTTACCGCAATGTTGCCATTATTGTAGTGTGAAGAACTGTCCCATCCGGTCTTCTGAAAAAACAGTTGATATGAACTGGGATGTAGAACTACTAACACGTAATCTCAAACATTTTGAAAAAGACAACTTGATTTAA
- a CDS encoding pyridoxal phosphate-dependent aminotransferase, with amino-acid sequence MNSSTIALSDKINNLSESATIKMAKLGRELKAKGVNVISLSFGEPDFPTPEHIKDAAKRAMDENYTYYTPVSGYPELRDAIVKKLKTENNLDYDASQIVVSTGAKQALANAIMCLVNPGDEVIIPTPYWVSYSEMVKLADGESVFINTSIESNFKITAEELEAAITPKTKLFMFSSPCNPTGSLYSRDELESLAKVFEKHPGIYILADEIYEHINFSGKHESIAQFDSIKDRVILVNGFSKAYAMTGWRIGYLAAHPTIAAATDKLQGQITSGTCSITQRAALAAYEGGLESVIAMRDQFLKRRDIVYNLLKDIPGVKTNLPEGAFYFFPDISSFFGKHTEDGEVINNSGDLALYLLNVGHVATVGGDSFGNNDCIRFSYAASEENLIEALKRIKEALAKLK; translated from the coding sequence ATGAATAGCAGTACAATAGCTTTATCGGACAAAATCAATAACTTATCGGAATCGGCTACCATCAAAATGGCTAAATTGGGTCGGGAGTTAAAAGCAAAAGGAGTTAATGTAATCAGTCTTAGTTTTGGTGAACCTGACTTTCCAACGCCCGAACATATTAAAGACGCGGCAAAACGGGCGATGGACGAAAATTACACATATTACACTCCGGTTTCAGGCTACCCCGAACTAAGAGATGCAATTGTCAAAAAGTTAAAAACTGAAAACAACCTGGATTATGACGCTTCACAGATTGTTGTTTCTACCGGAGCTAAACAAGCACTGGCAAATGCGATTATGTGTCTTGTTAACCCGGGAGATGAGGTTATCATACCAACTCCTTATTGGGTTTCGTATTCAGAAATGGTTAAGCTTGCAGATGGGGAATCTGTTTTTATCAATACTTCAATTGAGAGTAATTTCAAGATAACTGCCGAAGAACTTGAAGCTGCCATTACCCCCAAAACAAAATTATTTATGTTTTCATCGCCTTGTAACCCTACGGGAAGCTTATACAGTCGCGATGAATTAGAGTCTTTAGCAAAGGTTTTCGAAAAGCATCCTGGTATTTACATCCTGGCAGACGAGATTTACGAGCATATTAACTTTAGCGGAAAACATGAATCTATAGCTCAATTTGATTCGATTAAAGATCGCGTAATTTTGGTAAATGGTTTTTCAAAAGCGTATGCGATGACTGGCTGGCGTATCGGTTATTTAGCGGCTCACCCAACTATCGCTGCAGCAACTGACAAATTGCAAGGGCAAATAACATCTGGAACATGCTCAATTACGCAGCGGGCCGCGTTAGCAGCTTATGAAGGTGGGTTAGAAAGTGTAATTGCTATGCGTGATCAGTTTTTGAAAAGAAGAGATATTGTCTATAATCTATTAAAAGATATTCCAGGAGTAAAAACCAACCTCCCAGAAGGAGCATTTTACTTCTTCCCTGACATCAGCTCATTCTTCGGAAAACATACTGAAGATGGTGAGGTAATCAATAATTCTGGCGATTTAGCCCTTTACCTATTGAATGTAGGTCATGTGGCAACTGTCGGCGGAGACTCGTTCGGAAATAATGATTGTATACGGTTTTCATATGCAGCGTCAGAAGAGAATTTGATAGAAGCTTTGAAAAGAATAAAAGAGGCATTGGCGAAATTAAAATAA
- a CDS encoding FtsK/SpoIIIE family DNA translocase, with protein MPIRGNQFRSNTSKGDKIRTNRAKTSATSRRVGHSEQIPKFKFGGTKVAKVLGLFLLLLSIYFLVAFVSYLFTWQEDQSYVVSSNGGWSNLFKTQEELIDQGIENPVVENWLGKFGALLSHQFIYKWFGIASFIFLFIFFVIGHRLLFRVRIFSMMKSLAYSFFFLIFLSVTLGYVHGFMNTYPHFLEGEFGFWTNRILQAQLGNAGVAGLLIFVFLTFLVVSFNIDFKLPEKEKKIKVPINDQTDESEGSVVSPDRKEDVDLRARQTVGRDGNRPTINSVYANKQKNEEGVKTELATSNSIEETVGHQSEPEIVAAHDLELNPKVPGTDTTRQNSKKESDSEIPGLAVEDVVEEKQADSNILVEKHGQYDPQLDLSNYKFPHLDLLRDYGGGKIIVNNEELEANKDRIVETLANYNIEIDKIKATIGPTVTLYEIVPKAGVRISKIKNLEDDIALSLAALGIRIIAPMPGKGTIGIEVPNSNPEMVSMRSVLATEKFQHTDMDLPIAFGKTITNEVFIADLAKMPHLLVAGATGQGKSVGINAIITSLLFKRHPAELKFVLVDPKKVELSLFNTIERHFLAKLPDEEDAIITDTKKVINTLNSLCIEMDLRYDLLKGAGVRNLKEYNNKFINRRLNPEEGHRFLPFIVLIVDEFADLMMTAGKEVETPIARLAQLARAVGIHLVIATQRPSVNIITGTIKANFPARLAFRVLSRIDSRTILDTGGADQLIGRGDMLLATGSDLTRIQCAFVDTPEVEAISEYIGGQRGYSSAFLLPEYVDESSKGSSAAFDDEERDALFEDAARLIVMHQQGSTSLIQRKLKLGYNRAGRIIDQLEQAGIVGQFEGSKAREVLYPDENSLEQYLETLRKND; from the coding sequence ATGCCTATAAGAGGAAATCAATTCAGGTCTAACACATCGAAAGGTGATAAGATAAGGACAAATCGTGCCAAAACTAGTGCCACTTCAAGGAGGGTCGGACATTCAGAACAAATACCAAAATTTAAGTTTGGAGGTACTAAGGTAGCGAAAGTGTTGGGACTCTTTTTATTATTGTTGTCAATCTACTTTTTGGTCGCTTTTGTTTCGTATCTTTTTACGTGGCAGGAAGATCAGAGCTACGTTGTTTCCTCGAATGGTGGTTGGTCAAATCTTTTTAAAACTCAAGAGGAGCTGATTGATCAAGGGATCGAAAATCCAGTTGTCGAGAATTGGCTTGGTAAGTTTGGAGCACTCTTGTCCCATCAATTTATCTATAAATGGTTTGGGATAGCATCATTTATTTTCCTGTTCATATTCTTTGTCATCGGACACCGTTTACTTTTTCGTGTACGGATTTTTTCGATGATGAAATCACTTGCTTATTCATTTTTCTTTCTAATATTTCTTTCTGTTACTTTAGGCTACGTCCATGGTTTCATGAATACCTATCCTCATTTTTTAGAAGGTGAATTCGGTTTTTGGACCAATCGTATTTTGCAAGCCCAATTAGGTAATGCAGGGGTTGCCGGCCTATTGATTTTCGTATTCCTGACCTTTTTAGTTGTCAGCTTCAATATAGATTTTAAGTTACCTGAAAAAGAAAAGAAAATCAAAGTTCCAATTAATGATCAGACTGATGAAAGTGAAGGGTCAGTTGTTAGTCCAGACAGGAAAGAAGATGTCGATTTAAGAGCACGACAAACTGTTGGTCGAGATGGCAATCGCCCGACAATTAATTCGGTATATGCTAATAAACAGAAGAACGAGGAGGGGGTGAAAACAGAGTTGGCAACTTCAAATAGCATAGAAGAAACTGTTGGTCATCAGAGCGAGCCGGAAATTGTTGCCGCTCACGATTTGGAGTTAAACCCAAAAGTTCCTGGTACAGATACCACGAGACAAAATTCAAAAAAAGAAAGCGACTCAGAAATTCCTGGTTTAGCGGTCGAAGATGTTGTCGAGGAAAAACAGGCTGATTCAAATATCCTTGTTGAGAAGCACGGTCAGTATGATCCTCAACTAGATCTATCTAATTACAAGTTTCCACATCTGGATTTACTTAGGGATTATGGTGGAGGTAAAATAATAGTAAATAATGAAGAGCTAGAAGCTAATAAAGATAGGATTGTAGAGACTCTCGCAAACTACAATATAGAGATTGATAAAATTAAGGCGACTATCGGCCCTACTGTTACACTATATGAAATTGTTCCCAAAGCCGGTGTTCGGATATCTAAAATAAAAAATCTGGAGGACGATATAGCTTTAAGCCTGGCGGCTTTAGGTATTCGTATTATTGCACCAATGCCGGGAAAAGGCACGATTGGTATTGAAGTGCCAAATAGCAATCCCGAAATGGTTTCGATGCGCTCTGTATTAGCAACTGAGAAATTTCAGCATACGGATATGGATTTGCCGATCGCCTTTGGGAAAACGATTACCAACGAGGTCTTTATCGCTGACTTAGCCAAAATGCCGCACTTGTTGGTGGCTGGTGCTACGGGACAAGGTAAGTCTGTTGGGATTAACGCGATTATCACATCTCTACTTTTTAAGAGACATCCTGCTGAATTAAAATTTGTACTGGTAGATCCGAAGAAAGTTGAACTATCTTTATTCAATACCATTGAACGCCATTTCCTAGCAAAACTACCTGATGAGGAAGATGCAATCATCACGGATACCAAAAAGGTAATCAATACCTTGAACTCTTTATGCATCGAGATGGACTTACGTTATGATTTGCTTAAAGGCGCCGGCGTAAGAAACCTAAAAGAATACAACAATAAATTTATCAACAGACGGTTAAATCCGGAAGAAGGACATCGCTTTTTGCCGTTTATCGTATTAATTGTCGATGAATTTGCCGATCTCATGATGACAGCTGGCAAGGAAGTTGAAACCCCAATTGCCCGTTTGGCCCAATTAGCTCGTGCAGTGGGAATTCATTTGGTGATAGCAACGCAACGCCCTTCGGTAAATATTATAACGGGAACGATAAAAGCCAACTTCCCTGCACGACTTGCATTTCGAGTGTTGTCGAGAATAGATTCACGGACAATTCTTGATACTGGGGGCGCAGATCAGTTAATCGGACGGGGAGATATGTTGTTAGCTACAGGAAGTGATCTAACACGTATTCAGTGTGCGTTTGTTGACACTCCTGAGGTTGAAGCGATTTCCGAGTATATCGGTGGTCAGCGAGGTTATTCTTCAGCATTCTTACTTCCTGAATATGTAGATGAAAGTAGCAAAGGGTCATCTGCGGCATTTGATGATGAAGAACGTGATGCACTTTTTGAAGACGCAGCTAGGCTGATTGTTATGCATCAGCAGGGTTCAACTTCCTTAATACAAAGAAAACTCAAGTTAGGTTATAATCGCGCAGGCCGGATCATTGATCAACTAGAGCAAGCCGGTATTGTTGGTCAGTTTGAAGGAAGTAAAGCCCGGGAAGTTTTGTATCCTGACGAAAATTCATTGGAACAGTATTTGGAGACGTTAAGAAAAAATGATTAA
- a CDS encoding NUDIX domain-containing protein, which produces MEFFNIRVYGILINGDGQILISDEIYHDQQFSKFPGGGLEFGESVIDCLKREFIEEFNLQLDSAKLMYITEEVIPSAFDKSQVIGIYYQVFTNKQLDFPIKSKVFDFEEGEIQALRWVPLGEFTTDMLTFEMDRIAWEKIRSKLQK; this is translated from the coding sequence ATGGAGTTTTTTAATATACGGGTATATGGGATTTTGATTAACGGCGATGGACAAATTTTGATTAGTGATGAAATATATCATGATCAACAATTTTCCAAATTTCCGGGTGGTGGACTAGAATTCGGTGAAAGTGTTATTGACTGTTTGAAAAGAGAATTTATAGAAGAATTTAATCTTCAATTAGATTCAGCTAAGTTGATGTATATCACTGAGGAAGTCATTCCTTCTGCCTTTGACAAAAGTCAGGTCATCGGCATTTACTACCAAGTTTTTACAAATAAACAACTCGATTTTCCAATAAAAAGTAAAGTTTTTGATTTCGAAGAAGGGGAAATCCAAGCCCTCCGTTGGGTTCCCCTTGGCGAGTTTACAACTGATATGCTGACTTTTGAAATGGATCGAATTGCTTGGGAGAAAATCAGATCGAAACTTCAAAAATAA
- a CDS encoding LolA family protein yields MNTNFKTYTTTFILLFISLVAFAQNSAQSILDQVSKKYSSYNTIKADFQLVGANHTQGTAEYNEKGRVYLEPGSKKYKIEAGEQAFISDGKTQWAIMKDIGEVQITNVDPNDQSVSPSNIFEFYNNGYRVDDKGSETVNGQSLFVIDLMPIDKTQNVTKIRMRINKTTNFIYDATISDKNGNEYTYKLSNIETNRKFSSGIFSFYKHNYPNLEIVDLR; encoded by the coding sequence ATGAATACTAATTTCAAGACATACACAACTACTTTTATCCTTTTATTTATAAGTCTGGTTGCCTTTGCACAGAATAGTGCGCAGTCTATTTTAGATCAGGTGAGTAAAAAATACTCTTCTTATAATACAATTAAAGCTGATTTCCAATTAGTTGGTGCCAATCACACTCAAGGCACTGCAGAATATAATGAAAAGGGTAGGGTATATCTAGAACCGGGCTCAAAAAAATACAAAATTGAAGCGGGTGAACAAGCTTTCATTAGTGACGGTAAAACTCAATGGGCAATCATGAAAGATATCGGGGAAGTTCAGATAACTAATGTAGATCCAAATGATCAATCAGTTTCTCCAAGCAATATCTTTGAGTTTTATAACAACGGCTATCGGGTAGACGATAAAGGCAGCGAAACTGTAAATGGGCAATCGTTGTTTGTGATTGATTTAATGCCTATTGATAAGACTCAAAACGTAACTAAGATTCGTATGCGCATCAACAAAACAACAAACTTTATTTATGACGCTACGATATCTGATAAGAATGGTAACGAATACACTTACAAATTGTCGAATATAGAGACCAACCGAAAATTTTCGTCGGGTATTTTTTCGTTTTATAAACACAATTACCCTAACTTGGAGATCGTAGATTTGAGATGA
- the queA gene encoding tRNA preQ1(34) S-adenosylmethionine ribosyltransferase-isomerase QueA — protein MKLSQFKFNLPQSLVALHPSENRDEARLMVLHKDTGKIEHKIFKDVIDYFDEKDVMIFNNTKVFPARLYGNKEKTGATIEVFLLRELNKELRLWDVLVDPARKIRVGNKLYFGEDDLLVAEVVDNTTSRGRTIRFLFDGTDEEFRKNIEVLGETPLPKYINRKPEPEDKFRYQTIYAKHEGAVAAPTAGLHFSRELMKRLELKGVEFSEITLHIGLGTFRQVEVEDLTKHKMDSEQFFIAERDANIVNEAIDNKRKVCAVGTTSMRAIESSVSASHHLKPASNWTSKFIFPPYDFSIANSMITNFHTPESTLLMMICAFGGYENVMNAYEVAVKEKYKFYSYGDSMLII, from the coding sequence ATGAAATTATCTCAATTCAAATTTAATTTACCTCAATCTTTGGTAGCCCTACACCCTTCAGAGAACCGGGACGAAGCTCGCTTAATGGTTTTACATAAAGATACTGGCAAGATTGAACATAAAATATTTAAGGATGTGATCGATTATTTCGATGAAAAGGACGTCATGATCTTTAACAATACAAAAGTATTTCCCGCGCGGCTTTATGGAAACAAAGAAAAAACGGGTGCTACTATTGAGGTATTTTTGCTTCGTGAGTTAAACAAAGAATTAAGGCTTTGGGATGTACTAGTAGATCCAGCACGAAAAATACGTGTAGGCAATAAATTATACTTTGGTGAGGATGATTTGTTAGTTGCTGAAGTTGTCGACAACACAACTTCGAGAGGACGTACAATCCGCTTTCTTTTTGACGGTACTGACGAAGAATTCAGAAAAAATATTGAAGTTTTAGGTGAGACCCCTTTACCTAAGTATATTAACAGAAAACCAGAGCCTGAAGATAAGTTTCGCTACCAAACCATATATGCTAAGCATGAAGGTGCCGTAGCAGCGCCTACAGCGGGTCTGCACTTCAGCCGTGAATTAATGAAGAGATTGGAGCTTAAAGGGGTTGAATTTTCGGAAATCACGTTGCATATTGGGCTTGGGACATTTAGACAGGTAGAGGTGGAAGATTTAACTAAACATAAAATGGACTCTGAACAATTCTTCATTGCCGAGCGCGATGCCAATATTGTCAATGAAGCGATTGATAACAAACGAAAGGTTTGCGCGGTAGGAACGACGAGTATGCGGGCGATTGAATCATCTGTATCTGCAAGTCATCATTTAAAGCCAGCAAGCAATTGGACTAGCAAGTTTATATTCCCTCCTTACGATTTCAGTATCGCTAACAGTATGATTACTAACTTCCACACGCCAGAATCAACCTTATTGATGATGATATGTGCGTTCGGAGGATATGAAAACGTTATGAACGCCTATGAAGTAGCTGTAAAAGAAAAATACAAATTTTATAGTTACGGTGATTCGATGTTGATCATCTAA
- a CDS encoding ABC transporter permease, which produces MLFLKLLGESFGFAFSALKGNKTRTLLSLLGITIGIMTIIGVFSAVDTLRSNLESSIEKLGSKTLYISKWPWDGGPDFPWWKYVNRPEPTIDDFEKLQERLTLADGICYEVTVSNRTVKFRSNNVEGAAVSGVSFDFYKMRNLEFSSGRYFTNAESDNGTPIAMIGSTIAEGLFPSMDPIGKQITVLGRKVNVIGVFKSEGEGMLLDVSLDNVVVMPLNFMKNLVHVENHNPNIVVNAAAAYPLEETESELRGIMRSIHRLSPKQEDDFSLNKTTIITAQLDQLFTVINGAGLFIGIFSILVGGFGIANIMFVSVKERTPLIGIQKSLGAKNFFILSQFLIEAVLLCILGGVIGLGIVYFLAFLVKLGLGVGIVVDFGKVLLTLVLSTMIGLIAGIIPAVMASRLDPVEAIRS; this is translated from the coding sequence ATGTTGTTTTTAAAATTATTAGGTGAGAGTTTCGGTTTCGCGTTTTCTGCTCTAAAGGGAAACAAGACACGTACTTTGCTTTCGTTGCTTGGGATTACGATCGGAATTATGACTATCATAGGAGTTTTTTCGGCGGTAGATACCCTTCGCTCAAATTTGGAAAGCAGCATTGAAAAGCTTGGAAGTAAAACTCTTTACATATCTAAATGGCCTTGGGATGGAGGTCCCGATTTTCCTTGGTGGAAGTACGTAAACCGTCCAGAGCCTACCATTGACGATTTTGAAAAATTGCAAGAAAGGCTTACCCTTGCTGACGGTATATGCTACGAAGTCACCGTTTCGAATCGCACTGTTAAATTTAGAAGCAATAATGTAGAAGGAGCGGCTGTTTCCGGAGTTTCATTTGATTTCTATAAAATGAGAAATCTTGAATTTTCGTCCGGTCGATATTTTACGAATGCTGAATCAGATAACGGAACCCCCATTGCGATGATAGGATCAACCATTGCAGAGGGTCTTTTCCCAAGTATGGATCCTATTGGAAAGCAAATTACAGTTTTGGGTCGAAAGGTAAATGTCATCGGTGTATTTAAATCCGAAGGCGAAGGCATGCTCCTGGATGTTTCTTTGGACAATGTAGTTGTTATGCCTTTGAACTTTATGAAAAACTTAGTACATGTAGAGAACCATAATCCAAATATTGTAGTAAATGCAGCAGCAGCATATCCGTTGGAAGAAACTGAGAGTGAGTTAAGAGGAATTATGCGGTCTATCCATAGGCTCAGCCCGAAACAGGAGGATGATTTTTCTTTGAATAAAACAACTATTATTACAGCACAGCTGGATCAATTATTTACAGTAATTAATGGCGCTGGACTTTTCATTGGCATTTTTTCAATTCTTGTCGGTGGCTTTGGAATAGCGAATATTATGTTCGTATCCGTTAAAGAGCGGACTCCATTGATTGGAATACAAAAATCACTTGGTGCTAAGAACTTTTTTATTCTTTCTCAATTTTTGATAGAAGCAGTCTTGCTCTGTATATTGGGTGGTGTGATAGGTCTTGGAATCGTTTATTTTCTTGCTTTTCTAGTTAAACTTGGTTTAGGTGTGGGGATTGTCGTTGATTTCGGAAAAGTTTTGTTGACTTTGGTGCTGTCGACAATGATCGGGCTGATTGCTGGAATTATACCCGCAGTTATGGCATCACGTTTGGATCCGGTAGAAGCAATTAGAAGTTAA
- a CDS encoding DUF4397 domain-containing protein, whose protein sequence is MQTFLNNKIKLTLALFTIAAGTLLSSCLDNDGTDSSSIVSAVSVIHASPDSPGLEFVIDNQRVERFTYGDNYIPYFVAYSGNRFARVYEQGSFNRPLYEFELKLTNGKYYSVFIAGKKDELSSLILEDDLTSPGENATVRFVHLSPDAPALDFNISADSTLASNKKFKEHTGFQQVTPGTYNIVVKSYGSDELIFNEELTFKEGEIYTVWTKGLIDTEEDGQKFGVSIITHNVD, encoded by the coding sequence ATGCAAACATTCTTAAATAACAAAATAAAACTAACACTTGCCTTATTCACAATTGCTGCGGGGACACTACTGAGTTCGTGCCTTGATAACGATGGCACAGATAGTTCTTCCATTGTATCTGCGGTTAGTGTGATTCATGCTTCTCCAGACTCTCCAGGTTTAGAGTTCGTCATTGATAATCAACGAGTAGAGCGGTTTACCTATGGTGACAACTATATCCCTTATTTTGTTGCTTATTCAGGAAATCGCTTTGCAAGAGTCTATGAACAAGGTTCCTTCAACCGCCCTTTATATGAATTTGAGCTAAAGTTAACTAACGGAAAATACTATAGTGTTTTTATCGCCGGGAAGAAGGATGAATTATCCTCACTAATTTTGGAAGATGACCTTACTAGTCCTGGTGAAAATGCAACTGTCCGTTTTGTACACCTAAGTCCAGATGCCCCAGCACTCGATTTTAATATCAGTGCAGACAGTACGCTGGCCAGCAATAAAAAGTTCAAAGAGCATACAGGCTTTCAACAGGTAACGCCGGGAACCTACAATATCGTTGTTAAATCGTACGGTAGTGATGAATTGATATTTAATGAGGAACTAACATTCAAAGAGGGAGAAATTTATACAGTCTGGACAAAAGGACTGATCGATACTGAAGAGGATGGGCAAAAGTTCGGTGTGAGTATCATTACACATAACGTTGACTAA
- a CDS encoding 2-C-methyl-D-erythritol 4-phosphate cytidylyltransferase: MSDFKKYVIIVSGGVGSRMNNSVPKQFLEVGKLPILMHSIRAFDQDDIRIVLVQNDTYREMWTSLCLKHRFDVPHSLISGGETRFHSVKKGLEFVFENEEELDNVLISIHDGVRPLVSKKLINSSFEEVIQKKAVVPTIESKDSVRIISGEVQNKAIERKRVRLVQTPQTFYGSMLKKAYQIPYSTDLTDDASVMEKSGYPIYLIDGDIRNIKITYPIDLAIAELWMAD; the protein is encoded by the coding sequence ATGTCAGACTTCAAGAAATATGTGATTATCGTTAGTGGCGGAGTTGGCAGCAGAATGAACAACTCGGTCCCAAAACAATTCCTTGAAGTTGGGAAGCTTCCGATTCTAATGCATAGCATTCGTGCATTTGATCAAGATGATATACGTATCGTATTAGTCCAAAACGACACCTATAGGGAAATGTGGACATCGCTATGCTTAAAACATCGATTCGATGTTCCACATAGTCTAATTAGTGGAGGTGAAACAAGATTCCATTCGGTAAAAAAAGGTTTGGAGTTTGTCTTTGAAAATGAGGAAGAGTTAGACAATGTTCTGATCTCTATCCATGATGGTGTCAGACCACTAGTAAGTAAAAAACTAATTAACTCATCATTTGAGGAGGTGATTCAGAAAAAAGCAGTTGTGCCCACTATTGAGAGCAAAGACTCAGTTCGGATAATTAGTGGTGAAGTTCAGAATAAAGCGATAGAGCGAAAACGAGTTCGGTTGGTTCAGACACCTCAGACTTTTTACGGATCTATGCTTAAGAAGGCTTATCAAATACCATATAGTACTGATCTTACAGACGATGCATCCGTTATGGAAAAATCCGGATATCCCATCTATTTGATTGATGGCGATATCCGGAATATTAAAATAACTTACCCCATCGACCTAGCTATTGCCGAATTGTGGATGGCAGATTAG
- a CDS encoding lmo0937 family membrane protein translates to MGNLLYIIAVILVIIWAVSFFGGYASGGIIHILLVIAIIAILLRIIRGAA, encoded by the coding sequence ATGGGAAACTTATTGTACATCATCGCCGTCATTTTAGTAATTATCTGGGCGGTTAGTTTTTTTGGAGGATATGCCTCTGGTGGAATTATTCATATCCTTTTGGTGATAGCTATTATTGCAATTCTGTTGAGGATTATCCGTGGAGCGGCTTAA
- a CDS encoding MBL fold metallo-hydrolase: MTITFLGTGTSQGVPVIACNCHVCSSSDNKDKRLRSSILVEYESLNVVIDTGPDFRYQMLRENVQRLDAVLFTHEHKDHIAGLDDIRAFNYKQQSSLPIYATGRVIDALKREFHYVFSDQKYPGIPQVHLHEINSQPFTIGGKLAIIPIEVMHFKLPVLGYRFGDFTYITDAKTVPDEEFEKIKGTKILVINALQREKHISHFTLQEAIEFAERVGAEHTFLTHISHRLGRYTEVSKELPDGIKLAYDGLKLSL; this comes from the coding sequence GTGACCATAACCTTTTTAGGAACAGGCACATCTCAAGGTGTTCCTGTCATAGCTTGTAACTGCCATGTTTGTTCATCCTCGGATAATAAAGACAAGCGTTTACGATCTTCTATTTTGGTCGAATATGAATCGTTAAACGTTGTAATTGATACTGGTCCCGATTTCCGATATCAAATGTTGCGTGAAAATGTCCAGCGTTTAGATGCCGTATTGTTCACTCACGAACATAAAGATCACATTGCTGGACTAGATGATATCCGTGCTTTTAACTATAAGCAGCAAAGTTCTCTCCCAATTTACGCAACAGGACGGGTGATCGATGCTTTAAAAAGAGAGTTTCATTACGTTTTCTCCGATCAGAAATATCCAGGAATCCCACAGGTTCATCTTCATGAAATAAACTCCCAACCATTTACTATCGGTGGGAAACTAGCGATTATACCCATCGAAGTTATGCACTTTAAGTTGCCGGTTTTAGGTTATCGGTTTGGAGACTTCACATACATTACAGATGCTAAGACAGTGCCTGATGAAGAGTTTGAAAAGATAAAAGGCACTAAGATACTTGTTATAAATGCTTTGCAACGAGAAAAACACATCTCTCATTTCACGTTGCAAGAAGCAATTGAATTCGCCGAACGCGTAGGAGCCGAGCATACTTTCCTTACCCATATTAGTCATCGTTTAGGCAGGTATACTGAAGTTTCAAAGGAGTTGCCGGATGGGATTAAGCTTGCGTACGATGGGTTAAAGCTTTCCTTATAG